Genomic window (Paenibacillus sp. 37):
GATTTATGTCCTGGAGCAAATTGAAGCAACAACTGGAGAGTTTTCTTAGTCCCGCGTTAGTTGGAAGGGTGGAGTACCGTGCTACCAGCTATCGCTATTCACCTGATAAATCAGGCAATTGTTATATTACTGTAGATAAAAAAAATGTACTCAACATGAGTGATACTACAACCCCAATCCGATGGTATCAGACAGAGCAGGAGATCAAGAGCGATCCGGAGATCATGATTCCTGTGAGCGATGAAGAGATTGAAGCTATCAGAAAAGATTCCAAAGGACCCATTCCCGAGGAGCGTCTTCAAGTCATGGCAAGAAGTAGAAAAATCTCGGTACATGCCAAAGAGCTGTTGTTGGCTCAGACCGCACTTAGTAAATCGAATTTTACCGTTGCAGCCACGACATATCTATCGACTTCTATAGAGGATAATCTGGAGAGCAAGGATATCTTGTTTAATATTCTGGCTTTAATGGACAGACGAGTTGGCAAAAAGCGAATTCTGAACATGTCGGAGCAGGTCAAATTAAAACATCCAGCGGTACAATATTTTTATGAACTGCGTCGTCGTACGGTGTGAAATTGAATAACGTTCACGGATAGAGGTACATTGTGTCGGTGACGGTTTCACTGAAATCTGTCTAATAAGTGGATATAGCTTTTAACTATAACCAGTTATGGTTTTTAAGTATCCCTTCTAACTGCTCTCAGCGTGATATGATCATTGTATACAACGAGGGGGGTTTTTACATGACTGATAAGTTCCAGATCGTAGGAAGTTTATTGCGGCCGGATGAGCTGCTGAAATATAAAACGCAAATTGAACATAATGATGATATCCAATATCCGTTCTATGAAAACTACGAAGGATATGAAAAGTGCGAGACGGAGGCTATCAAACAAGTTGTCGCTAAGGAAATCGAACATAACTTGTCCGTTGTTACCGATGGAGAATTTTCCAAATCGATGTGGCATCTGGACTTTGTATGGGGATTTGGCGGCGTGAAGCGTTACATCGCGGATCACGGCTATTTTTTCAGAGATGTGGACGGAACTTCGAAATATGAAACACGCAAAGATATTGGACTACGCATTACTGATAAATTGAGTGGAAAGAACCATCATTTCATTCAACTGTTCCAACAACTGCAAGACACAGCTGGCGAGCAACAAACGAAACTTTGTGTACCGTCTCCTTCCCATATTTTCGGTGAGCTTTCCTGGTCGGATAACATTGGTGGAACGGATGCTGTATATCAGAACATACAGGAACTCAAAGAGGGTCTTGTGATCGCGTATAAGGAATTCGTGGAGGAATTCGCTGCAGTGGGCGGTAAAATTCTGCAATTCGATGATTGCTTATGGGAACTGTTTGCAGACGACAACCCGAACTCTCCGTTTACAGGGGAAAATATTAATCAAGATGAAGTAAAGGGTCTCGCTACCGAATTCATTGATATTAATAATACCGTGATTGACTTTGGTCATAGCCTTGGCTTGAAAATGTGGACACATAACTGTCGTGGCAATTATGATTCCCGCAACATGGGTGGTGGATCGTATGCCAAAATTGCGAATCTGTTCCTGAAGCAATTGAAGTATGATCGTTTCTTCCTGGAATGGGATGATGATCGTGCGGGTTCAATTGAAGCTCTGGAAGTGTTCAAGGACAGACCTGAAACGGAAATTGTACTGGGTCTGTTGTCATCCAAAACGAGTACACTCGATGATGAAGCACGTGTTGTCCGTTTGCTGGACGAAGCTTCCAAAATCATCGATAAGGATCGGCTGCTGCTGTCTCACCAATGCGGCTTTGCATCTTGTGATGGCGGTAATGAATTAAGCGAAGCTCAACAATGGGCGAAGATTGATCAAGGGCAGAAGATTGCAAAGCAATATTGGGGCAGCACGATCTAGGATTTAAGCTGAATGGTATTGTGACCTTATAAACACAATGTTTGATCAATAGTGTTATGCACGATAATGAAACGGCGACTTTTCCTCTGGAATCTATCCAGGGAGAAGCCGCCGTATTTGTTGTGGAACGTACACATGGTTAGGTTCTCATGTCTATAACTTTTTTAAACTAATGATGACGCATAGGCATGTCTTTCTTTATTACTGCGATTCACGCTGAGCCAGCCATTCCTTTTTCAACAAAGCATATTGATACGTATTCTCGTATTTCGGTGTGCCGTCCTCATTATTGACAAATGAAATGAACTCCATAAAAAGACCTTCCCGGCGCATGCCCAGCTTCTCACACAGTTTCTGAGAACGGAAGTTATCATCCTCGACATAGGCGTACAGTCTTCTTATTCCCTGTTCCATAAAGAGATTTTCGATGAAAGCATTGGCGCTCTCACTGGCGTACCCTTTCCCTTCATATCTGCCATTAAAATTCCAACCAATACTATACGTATCTGAATTCGAATCCTTATCCGTATCGGAATCCCGATCTTCCCTCATACCAAACAGCTCACCGATCAGCTCGTTACTGTCTTTCAGGCAGACCGCGATGTGGGAATCGTCACTGCTTCTTTTTGCGACCTCTGTCTCCGCGTCTTCCAATGTTAAAATTCGTTGATCCATAAAACAATTCACTCTGGGATTTGCCGTGTATTCCAATAGTCCGGCTGCGTCCGTTACGGTGAAATTTCGCAGGATTAATCGATTGGTTTCAAGTGTTTGCATAAGATATACCTCCGGTTTTCATATCAATAGATTGGCTATGTTCATGTTGTATCTCTTTTTATTTTACGAGACTCCCTATTCGTACTATAACTGGGTATAGCCTTGGGTTTGGCTTTGGTACTGTCTGACCGGGAGAACAATCCCACCAATTTCTCCCTATAGATATAACCGAGTACAAACCCGATTACAGCGATAACAGAAATAATAATGGCGATTGTGTATTGTTGCATATGAATTGTGGACCCTATAACGGTAGATGCGATGATCCACGGCAGACGACCAACGATAAGGATCGTGAAGAACCTAAACGAACTAATCGATGTAAGTGCGGCGACAAATACAAGCATGTCTTTGGGCAAGCCGGGAATTACGAAAAATATAAATAAAAAAGCGGAGAACTTCTTCTCATCATGAATTAAAGACATCCACTTATTATTTTTCTTTTGCATTAGTCGTGAAATATAGGCGCGACCGATGTAACGAGTGAAATAAAAGGCGATCGCTGAGCCTATAATCAAGCCTATTGTAGTATACAAGGACCCAATTGTAACCCCATAGATATAACCGCCTGCAATCTGTACCA
Coding sequences:
- a CDS encoding GNAT family N-acetyltransferase, whose product is MQTLETNRLILRNFTVTDAAGLLEYTANPRVNCFMDQRILTLEDAETEVAKRSSDDSHIAVCLKDSNELIGELFGMREDRDSDTDKDSNSDTYSIGWNFNGRYEGKGYASESANAFIENLFMEQGIRRLYAYVEDDNFRSQKLCEKLGMRREGLFMEFISFVNNEDGTPKYENTYQYALLKKEWLAQRESQ
- a CDS encoding TVP38/TMEM64 family protein; this encodes MPQTSKKVMINILLGLFIMLSIGLLVYYSPAIIKIMSSMDNFRAYIHSTGHWGPVMFILFQILQIVVAPIPGEVVQIAGGYIYGVTIGSLYTTIGLIIGSAIAFYFTRYIGRAYISRLMQKKNNKWMSLIHDEKKFSAFLFIFFVIPGLPKDMLVFVAALTSISSFRFFTILIVGRLPWIIASTVIGSTIHMQQYTIAIIISVIAVIGFVLGYIYREKLVGLFSRSDSTKAKPKAIPSYSTNRESRKIKRDTT
- a CDS encoding cobalamin-independent methionine synthase II family protein yields the protein MTDKFQIVGSLLRPDELLKYKTQIEHNDDIQYPFYENYEGYEKCETEAIKQVVAKEIEHNLSVVTDGEFSKSMWHLDFVWGFGGVKRYIADHGYFFRDVDGTSKYETRKDIGLRITDKLSGKNHHFIQLFQQLQDTAGEQQTKLCVPSPSHIFGELSWSDNIGGTDAVYQNIQELKEGLVIAYKEFVEEFAAVGGKILQFDDCLWELFADDNPNSPFTGENINQDEVKGLATEFIDINNTVIDFGHSLGLKMWTHNCRGNYDSRNMGGGSYAKIANLFLKQLKYDRFFLEWDDDRAGSIEALEVFKDRPETEIVLGLLSSKTSTLDDEARVVRLLDEASKIIDKDRLLLSHQCGFASCDGGNELSEAQQWAKIDQGQKIAKQYWGSTI